One window from the genome of Hippoglossus hippoglossus isolate fHipHip1 chromosome 6, fHipHip1.pri, whole genome shotgun sequence encodes:
- the si:dkey-24l11.2 gene encoding uncharacterized protein si:dkey-24l11.2: protein MESCEEGNAPESEPVQRTQPLCRFFSQGRHCSFGNRCKFLHVRDDAGAHEKKANRTPSQPHVHQDPGGNVGHRPPHPIKSRAGPPAAGRRPCRYFLSGHCTMEDRCRFWHPPQLPSVDDLPVSGDQMRPAQRMIPVPRPGILQEVKLCDLTEDVAEQLRETEIKQLKKRFPKDRLIIQERSDGKVTFYRMTVEATDPDWPFDLKEIDIMVSFPDSYPQEVFTLNVPLDQDLPAVMARHAQQASLEWLQAKHATNLLRGKVELLFRPFLRWLDRSLERLFTEGARQLKKEIDVERAGLQFIPYQELQAAVCEKSENDTSSEPASDTTAAPDADGDTSGEGKLEMTEGESAVDGGKLPRSGCDEEQQQQEEEVSHLVENIKISDPRRGTEVKVLGLRLGENTATLVAQKITVSLVCNRCKVPADLILNGRTGCTAQCEKCSTSINAAYRPCMLHHYSDVLGYLDLHNVTPADLVLQDCDLIVGCLSCSQECPVQNLSYGQTQELNCEHCHSKLSILAESVRFQYIQPRTDKSGSSAVSYKTIRDPAVQKGKPLPDKGACKHYKQSHRWLRFPCCGRAYACDACHDDDQDHPMELATRMICGYCAKEQPYGNGRPCISCGSMMTRGTRTSYWEGGLGCRNKVKMNRNDRQKYANTNKTVSRKAAREKK, encoded by the exons ATGGAGAGTTGTGAGGAAGGAAATGCACCTGAATCCGAACCAGTTCAACGCACCCAGCCGCTGTGCCGCTTCTTCTCTCAAGGCAGGCACTGTAGTTTTGGCAACAGATGTAAATTTCTGCATGTGAGAGATGACGCCGGTGCTCACGAGAAGAAAGCTAACAGGACACCCAGCCAGCCACATGTCCACCAGGACCCTGGTGGAAATGTGGGGCACAGGCCTCCTCACCCTATCAAGTCCAGGGCTGGCCCCCCAGCCGCAGGACGCCGCCCCTGTCGCTACTTTCTCTCCGGCCACTGCACCATGGAGGACAGATGCCGCTTCTGGCATCCACCGCAGCTCCCCTCGGTGGATGACCTGCCTGTTTCTGGCGATCAGATGAGACCCGCTCAGAGGATGATACCAGTGCCCCGTCCCGGCATCCTCCAGGAGGTCAAGCTGTGTGACCTGACTGAGGACGTGGCCGAGCAACTACGAGAGACAGAGATCAAGCAGCTGAAGAAGCGTTTTCCCAAAGACAGGCTGATTATTCAGGAACGAAGTGATGGCAAAGTAACTTTTTACAGGATGACTGTGGAGGCCACTGATCCAGACTGG CCTTTTGATCTGAAAGAAATTGACATCATGGTGAGCTTCCCAGACAGTTACCCACAAGAG GTTTTCACTTTGAATGTACCATTGGATCAGGATCTGCCAGCAGTTATGGCAAG ACATGCACAACAAGCCTCTTTGGAGTGGCTTCAGGCCAAGCATGCAACCAATCTGCTTCGGGGAAAGGTAGAGCTGCTCTTCCGGCCTTTTCTGCGCTGGCTAGATCGGAGTTTGGAGAGACTGTTCACTGAAGGAGCCAGGCAG ttaaaaaaagaaattgacgTAGAAAGGGCTGGACTGCAGTTTATACCATACCAGGAGCTCCAGGCAGCAGTCTGTGAAAAATCAGAGAACGACACCTCCTCTGAGCCTGCCTCTGACACCACTGCTGCTCCTGATGCAGATGGGGACACCAGTGGTGAAGGAAAACTAGAAATGACAGAAGGTGAGAGTGCAGTGGACGGAGGAAAGCTGCCTCGTTCAGGCtgtgatgaagagcagcagcagcaggaggaggaagtcaGTCATCTGGTTGAGAACATTAAGATCAGTGATCCCCGCAGAGGCACAGAGGTGAAGGTGCTGGGACTGAGGCTGGGAGAGAACACAGCCACCTTAGTTGCCCAAAAGATCACGGTTTCTCTTGTGTGTAATAg GTGTAAAGTCCCCGCAGACCTGATCCTCAACGGCCGGACAGGCTGCACAGCTCAATGTGAAAAGTGCAGCACAAGCATCAACGCTGCATACAGGCCCTGCATGCTGCACCATTACAGCGACGTCCTGGGATACCTGGACCTCCACAACGTCACACCTGCTGACCTGGTGCTTCAGGACTGTGACCTCATTGTGGGCTGCCTCAGCTGCTCCCAGGAGTGCCCTGTCCAG aaTCTTTCCTATGGACAAACCCAAGAGTTAAACTGTGAACACTGCCACAGCAAACTTAGTATACTGGCTGAGAGCGTAAGATTCCAGTATATTCAGCCCCGCACCGACAaatcag GTTCAAGTGCTGTTAGTTATAAGACCATAAGAGACCCTGCCGTGCAAAAGGGGAAGCCACTACCAGACAAAGGAGCAtgcaaacattacaaacagaGCCATCGCTGGCTAAG GTTTCCCTGCTGTGGCCGGGCGTACGCATGTGACGCGTGCCACGATGATGACCAGGACCACCCAATGGAACTCGCCACCAGGATGATTTGTGGCTACTGTGCCAAAGAACAG
- the ch25hl1.2 gene encoding LOW QUALITY PROTEIN: cholesterol 25-hydroxylase-like protein 1, member 2 (The sequence of the model RefSeq protein was modified relative to this genomic sequence to represent the inferred CDS: substituted 1 base at 1 genomic stop codon), translating to MNMDVSADLWMRCLGNDSLLQPVWDSLRLNYRDYLRSPLFPIVLTVSSYFILCLPFLLCDIMGERXAWVQQFKIQPSRRPTASTLLHCAGVTLYNHVFLMLPASVAQWAWRPPIDLPDQAPFLMTAGVIGNLLLFDFQYFIWHLLHHRIRWLYVTFHALHHNYTSPFALATQCLGGWELITVGFWTTLNPVILRCHLLTTWAFMVVHVYVSIEDHCGYDFPWSTSRLIPFGIYGGPSKHHQKPNTNFAPHFCHWDKIFGTYADVSFSSSIK from the coding sequence ATGAATATGGATGTCAGTGCAGATCTTTGGATGAGATGCTTGGGCAACGACTCTTTGCTGCAGCCTGTGTGGGACAGTCTGAGGCTCAACTACAGAGACTATTTGAGATCTCCCCTCTTCCCCATTGTTCTGACTGTGTCTTCCTACTTCATCTTGTGCCTTCCTTTCCTTCTTTGTGACATCATGGGGGAACGGTAGGCCTGGGTCCAGCAGTTCAAGATCCAGCCCAGCCGACGGCCGACAGCCTCCACATTGCTGCACTGCGCAGGCGTCACTTTGTACAACCATGTGTTCCTCATGCTCCCGGCATCAGTGGCCCAGTGGGCATGGAGGCCACCCATTGACCTCCCGGACCAGGCTCCGTTCCTGATGACAGCTGGAGTGATCGGCAACCTCCTGCTCTTTGACTTCCAGTACTTCATCTGGCACCTGCTCCACCACAGGATCCGCTGGCTGTACGTCACTTTCCACGCCCTCCACCATAATTACACGTCCCCCTTTGCTCTCGCCACTCAGTGTCTCGGCGGCTGGGAGCTGATCACGGTCGGCTTTTGGACAACCCTGAACCCTGTGATCCTGCGATGCCACCTTCTCACCACATGGGCCTTCATGGTGGTGCACGTCTACGTTTCTATAGAGGATCACTGTGGCTATGATTTCCCCTGGTCGACATCACGTCTGATACCATTTGGCATCTACGGGGGGCCCAGCAAGCACCACCAGAAACCAAACACCAACTTTGCACCACACTTCTGCCACTGGGACAAAATATTTGGCACATATGCTGACGTCAGCTTCTCTTcatctataaaataa